In Campylobacter showae, the genomic stretch GCCGTAAGTGCGGTGGTAAAAGAGAAAATGGACTCAAATCCAGCATTTTATAAATCAATAGCGCAGCAGATACAAGACATCATCGACGAGTATAAAGCAAAAAGGCTAAGTGAGGAAGAAAAACTTGCCAAAGCAAAACTACTAAAAGACCTAATAACTGGTGCTTTAAAGCCAAATGAAGACAGGTATCCAAAAGAATTTAATGGTAAGAAAATTTTATTTGCTATTTATGATAATTTGCTTGACATTTTGGCAGATGTGGAGCTTGTGGATGTTGAGGTAGTTGCTAAAAATTTGAGCGTGAAATTTTATGAAATTTATGAAGAAGCCTCTAAAAAACCAGAATGGCACAAAAATATGGACGTGGAAAACGAGATAACAAGCGCGATGGAAGACGCTCTTTGGGACGTAGAGGATGAATACGGTGTTTCTATCGATGATAAAGAGAAAATTTATCAAACTATCCGTGGTATAGGGATAAGCTTTTATGCAAAGTGACGTAAAAATCATCAAAAAAGATGTAAAAAATATCACTTTAAAAGTTAGGCCAAACGGCGAAGCGATACTAACTGCGCCAAATTCGGCAAACGATGAGCATATAAAATTTATCATGCAAAAAAGAGCCCAGTGGATATCGCAAAAACGGGCGTTTTTTGCTTCGTTTAAGACGCCGCAAAAAGAGTATGTAAGCGGCGAGGATTTTAGATATCTTGGGCGAAGTTACCGGCTAAAAGTGGTGCAGTCTAAGGAGGAGTGCGTAAAGCTTCAAAGGGGTTATCTAGAGCTATTTGTAAAAGATAAAAGCGACCTAAAGCGAAAAGAAAATTTGATTTATGAGTGGTATCATGAAAAGGCGATGCTATATTTTTTTAACATCTTGCAAGAGTTTAACAAGATAGTAAAGCAAGATATCAAAAGCGTAAAAATAAGGCAGATGAAAACAAGATGGGGAAGCTGCAATCCATATAAATCATATATAAATTTAAACATAGAGCTTATAAAAAAGCCAAAGGCGTGTATCGAGTATGTCGTATTTCACGAGCTAGCTCACTTGCTGTATCTCGACCACTCAAAGAAATTTTATGACTATCTGACGCTTTATATGCCCGACTGGCAAAAACGCAAGGAAATTTTAGATAGAGCCGTGTCGTAAAATATTTTTGAGACTCGAGTTTTCTAAAAAAGCGTAAGAAATATGATTTTGCCGAGCGGTTAAGTTTTTAGAAAAATCGCGCAGGTAAAGCCCTCCGCGCTCCAGTGCCTAAAAGCACAGTCGTACGGAGATCGCTCTAAAAAGGGCGATTCCGCTTAAAATTCGACTCTATTTATATAATAAAAGGCTCAACGGAACTTAATACAAATACAAGGAGCATTAAGTTACGATGAGTTCGATGAAAAATAAATATATAGTCCGTTCCCGAATTTCGGAAAAGAAATTTAGAGAAATTCTATGGTATTTCTCAGCCGATATAGAAGCTGTAAAAATAGCAGAATTTACTGATATCTCAGAAAAAACAATCAACCTTGCGCTTGCACTCTCTTTGAGAAAATAACTAAAAATATCAGAATTTTGATGTCTAAAGAGTGTGAGAAGATATCTAAGTTTTCAGGTGAAATTTCCAGCTCGCAAGCTCGCCTAGAAGCTCCGCTTTGAAATAGATGAAAGTTACTTTGGATCTAAAAGAGTAAGAGGTCTTGTGCTTGCACTCTCTTTGAGAAAAGAGGTAGAGGAGCAGCAAATAAAACACCAGTGTTCGGAATGCTAAAGCGTGACGGTAAAGTCTATACCCAAATAGTTAAAAACTGCTCTGCAAATGAACTGATACCGATATTATCGGAGTTTCTCAAAGAGAGTGCAAGCACAAGAGTGAATTAGACGAGAGTGTGATTTATTCTGATTGCTGGAAAGCTTATGACGGATTGGTTGATTACGCAGCCTTGGCTCACTACAGAGTGAAGCACTCTAAAAATGAATTCGCTAATGGTAAAAATCATATAAACGGTATAGAAAACTTTTAGCTGCGACTTCGTCTTGCTACTGTAAACAGACGGGGATATGCTAAACATAGACTAGCTAAATTTAAAGGGATAAAGAAAGAAAATTTCTTGCTTCATTTAAAAGAATGTGAATTTAGATACAATAACAGTAAAGATACGAAGGAGTTCTATCATATTCTACTAAAGATGATAATAGAGAATCCGCTTAAGTTCCGTTGAGCCTAATAAAATCTATTTTAAAATTTCTTTAGCTATACTTTACAAAATCATTTAAAGGCGAAAAATGTTTAAAAAAATCATGTTGTTTTTCTTTGCGTTTTTGGGCTTTTGCTTTGCGATGACGCCTGAGCAGATCAAGGACTACATCGCCCAAAATAGCGAAAACATAGAGCAGCTGCAAGGCACTCCGTCTAAAATTTACGCCAGCTCGCCGCCGCTTTTATATATGCTCTACGCGCTTGATCCCGCTAAAATCAGCGGTACGAATTTCGAGTGGAACGACTACGAGCGGCCCTACGTCAAAAAAGAGGTGCAAGAGCAGCCCGTCGTGGGCGGCTTTTTCGGTCAGGGTAAAATTCCAAACGTCGAGATGCTGCTACGCCTAAATCCCGATCTCATCCTCGTAAACGCAAGCTCGCGCAACACCAAAAAGATGAGCGAGGTTTTCGGCTCTATCAAAAAACCGATGCTCTATCTAAGCGCGACGAAGCTCGAGGATTATCTGGACGGGTTTGAAATTTTAGGCGAAGTGACGGGTAAACAGGAGCGCGCCGCACGTCTCATAAACTATGCGAAAGAGTCGCTAAATTTGACCGCGCAGATCGAGGAATACATCAAGAAAAACAACCTGCAAAAGGTGAAAATTTACTACGCGCAAGGCGGCGACGGGCTAGCCACCGAGTGCGAGGGCTCGTGGCACGCGACGCTCATCGAGCGAGCCGGCGCACAGAACGTGCATAAGTGCAGCGAGGATCCAAACGCCAAATCCTTCGGGCGCGTAAAGATCAGCTTCGAACAGCTCGTTAAATACGACCCCGACGTCATCCTCATCTACGAAAAAGAGCTGTTTGATAAAATTTACGGCGATCCGAAGTGGCAGCTGCTGGGCGCGGTGAAAAACAAAAAGGCCTACTACATCCCGCGCGAGCCTTTTTCGTGGTTTGACCGCCCGCCTTCGTTTATGAGGTTTTTGGGGTTAAAATGGCTGGTAAATTTAATCTACCCCGAAGCGTTTAAATTTGACATGGTCCGCGAGACGCGCGAGTTTTACAAGCTATTTTTGGACCTTGAGCTTACAGACGCGCAAATTTATAAAATTTTAGGACGGGGTGCGGAGTGAGTAAAGAAAAATGAGTAAAAAGGCGTTTGCATTTTTAGCCCTACTGCTGGCGCTTTGCGTCGCAGGTTCGCTGCTGCTTGGCAAATACGGCTTTGGCGCAGAGGACTACGCGCGCTACGTCACGGCGCTGTTGCGGGGCGAAAGCTTAAAAGATTTCGAGGTCATGCACACGCTCTTGCTCGAGATCCGCCTGCCGCGCATACTTGCGTGCGCGACTACGGCAAACGCGAGCTCGCATCCCTCGTCGCCTACGTGCCGCAGACACACGCGCCGTCGTATGACTACAGCGTCTTTGACGTCGCTCTGATGGGCGCGCTGTGCAGGACGCCGCTGTTTTCTAGCTTTAGCGCGGCGGATAAAAAGCTAGCCGAGCAGGCGCTGGAAAAGATGGGCATCGCGCATCTAAAAAATGCGTCCTACACAAAGGTCAGCGGCGGCGAGCGGCAGCTGGCGTACATCGCGCGCACGCTGGTTCAGGGCGCGAAAGTGATCTTTATGGACGAGCCTACAAACGGGCTGGACTTTGGCAATCAAATCAAATTGCTCGAGATGATAAAGGCGCTGGGGGATGAGGGATACACCTTCGTACAGACGACGCACTACCCGCGTCACGCGAAGTTCGTTTCAAATTTGACGCTATTTATAAAGGATGGCGAAATTTTAGCCTTTGGGCGCAGCGAGCAGCTCATAAACGCCGAAAATATCGATAAAATATACGGCATAAACTACGAAAGATACGAGGATAGATTATGATTTTACCTTCAAACTACGACGAGATCGACTTTGACGCGCTTTATAAGGCGCAAAAGGCAAGAAGCTCGTTTGGTAAAAAATTTGCCGCGGATTGGGACAAAAAGGCGCCCAGCTTCAACGAGGGCGTGATGAAAAGCGTCTACGCGCAAGAATTTATAGATAAGGTCGATTTTACGGGCGTTTCTACGTTGCTTGATTTTGCTTGCGGCGAAAAAAGCGGATCAAATTTGCGGCTACGACTTTTCGCCTAAGATGCTAGAGTTTGCCAGGCAAAACGCTCAAATTTACGGCGTAAAAAACGTTAAATTTGCGCAAAAAGCCTTTGAGGACGACTGGTCGGACGTGCCCGCGTGCGACGTGGTTTTTGCCTCGCGCTGCCTTGAGGTGGGCGATCTAAAAACCGCACTTAACAAGCTTCTTTCAAAGACCAAAAAATCGCTTTATATCACATTTAAGGTCGGCGGAAGCTTCGTGGATGACGAGATTTTGGATGCGATAGGGCGCAAGATAGAGCAAAAGCCCGACTTCGTCTATCTTTTAAACATCTTGTTTCAAATGGGCTATTTGCCAAGCCTAAGCTACATAAAAGCTAAGTGCCATGCGGGCCCGGAAACAAGCGCGCAGGAGCTCATACAAAAGACGCGCTGGGGGCTTGGCGGCGAGCTAAGCGAAACGGAGGAGGCGCGGCTAGCGGAGTATTTTAACAGCGGTAAATACAAACCGAGGCAAGAATTTATGCACTGGGCGTTCGTGCAGGTAGATAAAAACGGTTAAATTTGGTTTTTGATTAAGTAAGATAAATTGGGATCAAATTTAAATCAGCAAAGCCGCTCCGCCTTGCTAGTTAAGTTAGTAAATTTGAGTTAGCAAATTTGAAATAGCGAGCATTAATTAAAACGCTCGCTATTTAAAGAAATTAAGCACCTATAATGATGTGGCTAGCTTTGATTATAGCCGTTACTTCATCGCCTGCTTTTAGAGCTAGGTTTTTAGCAGACTCGTTAGTGATGATAGCGCTTAGCTTATCGCCACCTGCTATCTCGATATCTACTTCAGCGTTTACCGCACCCTCTACTACTTTTACTACCTTACCTTTTAGTTGGTTAGTAGCGCTTAGCTTTAGACCATTCTCGCCTTTAGCTACTATGATATAAGAAGCTTTAAATAGATAAACTACCTTTTTACCTGCTACTAGATCTAGAGCCTTTTGGCTATCTACGGTTACGGTTGCTTTTACAGTTTCTCCGCCTTGCAACTTTGCTACTACTAGAGAGTTTACCGCTCCCTCTCTTACCTCTGTGATTTGAGCTGACAGTTGATTTCTTGCGCTAAACATTGCGTTTTCCTTTGTGATTAAATTTGATTTCGTATTAAAATCTGAGCGAATATTAACAACTTAAACTTTTATAAAACTTAAAAAACGAATATGCAAAATTCTAACTTTGTCACTAAAATATTCTACATTAACGATTATCGGAATTTTAGGTATTTTGATAAATGAAGTAGAAAAATTTAATTTCGTAAATTGGAATTCGGGGCAAATATTTTTTGAGTTAAATGCGGAAAGAAAAAGTCAAATTTAGACTAAACTAGTAGTGAAGCTTTTTGTGGCGGTTACGGAAATTTTGTATTTAAGATATATGCTAAATTCGCATATATAAATCATCATCAGATACCGATAAAATCGCACTAAAAATAGTTTAAGTTTTTGCTTGATTTAAGCAATAATTCACTACAATCAAATCTTAAATTTAGATTTTCAAGCTATCATTTCGCAAAAATTAAGGAAAATCATGCAACCTATTTTTACGACGCAAATCATCAAATTTAAAGGCGCGCAAAAAAGTGCCGTTGATGATATTTTGGTGCGCGAGATCAAGCTTGAGATCTACATAAACGGCAAGCGTTTCGGCGCGCTCATGGCGACACCGACCGATCAGGAGGCTCTAGCTACGGGCTATCTCATCAGCGAAAATTTGATCGCAAGTCCTGAGGATATCGAGAGTATAGAGCTTTCAGGCGACGCTTTAAGCGTGTGGGTAAAGGCTAAAATCAACGAAAAGCGCCTCGAGCAGTTTGACGAGGAAAAGGTGATAATTAGCGGTTGCGGACGCAGCTCGACGGCAAACATCGACCCTGAGGCTATGGCGGCACGCTCTATAAAGGCCGACGTAAAATTTCACAAAGACGAAATTTTGCGCCAGATGGGGCAGTTTTACACGCAGTGCGAGCTTTACGAGATGACGGGCTGCGTGCACACGGCCAAGCTTTTCGTGAGCGGCGAGCAGTTTCACATCGGCGAGGATATCGCTCAGCACAATACCATAGACAAAGCCGTCGGCAAAGCTATACTAGCCGGCTCGCAGCTACAAAATTCGTTTTTGATGGTGAGCGGGCGCTTAAGCTCTGAGATGGTCGCAAAAGCCGTCATGCACGGCATCCCCGTGCTCGTCTCGCGCACGGCTCCTACTAGCCTTGGCGTCGTGATAGCGCGTAAATTTAACCTCACGCTGTGCGGCTTTGCGCGCGGCGAAAACATAAACGTATATAGCGGCGCGGAGAGAATCTATGAGTGAGCAAATCCGAGAACTGATAACAAAACTGCTAAATCCAAAGGGCAGGCTGGACTGCGGCGCGGCGTTTAAGATCGCCGCAAAACTGGGCGTAGAGGTCGGGCTGGTTAGCGACGAAGCCGAAAAAATGGGCGTAAAGATCGACAACTGCGAGCTAGGGCAGTTTGGCGGGCTGGAAAACGGACGCGGCAAATACACCGTTATGACGCAGCTAAAGCAGATGACCGACGAAAAAGACAGGATCCTGTGCAAAGACGCTAGAGACGTGGCTGCGGGCGTGGGGCTAAAGACGATCCGCTCGACGCTAAAAGACTATAAAATCGACGTAAAATACTGCCAGCTAGGGTGCTTTAAGGAGAAGAAAGGAAAAAAGATGAGAGTAAAAACCAAAACTTGGATAGAAAACGACGAGGGCGAGCTGATCTTCGGTAAGGGCAAAACCGAAGTCCTAGACGTCATCGCCGAGGTCGGCTCGATCTCAAAGGCCGCCGAAATCCTAGGAATGAACTATAAAAAATGTTGGAATCATCTGCAAATTTTGCAAAAAAATCTAAAAGAGGAGCTTTTTACGACTAGGCAAGGCGGCGGCGAAAACGCCGGCACGACGCTAAACGAGCGCGCGCATGAGCTCATAAACGCCTATAGGCAGCTTCAAAACGACATCGAGGATTTTGCGGATAAGCGCTTTAAGGAGTTGTTTTTGAAAAAAGACGGCGAGAAAAATGACGCAACTAAAGAAGATAAAAAGAAATAAAACCACATCAATTTAAGGGAGAAAAAATGTACGTAAAACTAAACGATAGGGTCTATCTAAACAAAGATAAGATCACCAGAGTAAAGGTAGATAGCGTCCAAGACGGTATCAGGATCCGCTTTTACGAGGGGCAAAATCAAGTCGCTAAAAGCGGACGCTTCGAAACCGAAGCAAAAGCTATCGAGTGGCTAGAGAAAAATTTTATAAATAAATAAAATTTCCGCCTCTCGCAAAGGGTTGCGAGCCTATGCGGCTAGCGTCTCTTTGCCTTAAAAACTCGCAACGAACAGCTAAATTTAACCTCCAAATTTCCTAGTCTTTCCACCGCAAAAGCCCCAAATTTGCGAAAATTTACTATAATTACCGTATCAAATTTAAAGAGTAAAAAATGGCAAATTTAGACGAAATAAAAAAAAATATCATCCTAAAACCTGGCGTGCACTATTTTGATTACACGGCTTCGGGGCTTGCTTATGAGCCCGTAGAGCGCGAGATAGCGGACGTTTTAAAAACCTACGCCAACACCCACTCCGACAGTAGCTCAAGCGCTATCATCACGCAGCGGCGCTACGAGGGCGCGCGCGAGAGCCTGAAAAAGCTGCTCGGGCTTGACGAGCGATTTTATCTCATCGCCTGTGGACAGGGTGCGACGGCCGCGATCAAGAAATTTCAGGAGCTGCTTGGCATCTACCTGCCACCTGCGACCAGAGGCGCGATCGGCGAGGTAAATTTGCGCGCCGCGCAGCTTCCGCTCGTGCTCGTTTCGCCCTACGAACACCATTCAAACGAACTTAGCTTTCGCGAGGGGCTTTGCGACTACCTGCGCGTGCCTCTTAGCGAGGGCGGAGAGATCGATCTGCTCGCACTCGAGCGCATCCTAAAGCTAAACGCAGCACGCCGCATCATCGGCTCGTTTAGCGCCGCCTCAAACGTCACGGGCGTCGTTAGCGACTACAAAAAGATCAGCGAGCTAATCAGAGCTGCGGGCGGGATCGTGGCCTTTGACTGCGCGGCGCTGAGCTCGCACGCAAATTTAGATTGCGACTACTTTGACGCGATTTTCCTCTCGCCGCATAAGCTACTTGGCGGACCTGCTAGCTGCGGGCTTTTGGCGATCAAAAAGGAGCTGCTCAGTAGCGACGTGCCAACATTTGCCGCGGGCGGGACGGTCGCCTACGCCAGCCGCGAAGGGCACGTTTTTTTAAAAAATCCCGAGCAGCTAGAGGAGGGCGGCACGCCGCCTATCACCGGGCTAATGCGGGCAAATTTGGCTTATGCGCTGCGAAACGAGGTCGGCTTTGAGAGGATAAAAAGCGCCGAGGACGAGCTAGCACGGCTTTTTGAGAGCGAGCTAGCGGGCATTGACGAGGTCATAAACTACGCTCCAAAGGGCGCGCCGCGGCTGCCGATAATCTCCTTTAACGTGCGCGGCGTCTCGGCGTATGATTTCGCCGCGAGCCTTAGCAACGACTTCGGTATCCAGACGCGCGCAGGCGTGATGTGCGCGGGCCCGTATGCTCACGATCTGCTGGGTATCAAGGAGGGGCGCATGCCAGAAAGTAAGCCCGGCTTCGTGCGCGTGAGCCTGCACTACACGCACACCGAGCGCGACGTGCGCTATCTCACGGGCGCGATAAAATCCTGCATCAAAAAGCACCGCGAAATTTGGGGTGAGGAAAAGGCAATGTACGAGATGTTCGGCGGGAAAATTTAGTTTTACAATAGCGGTTAATTAGAAGCAAAATAAATAAATTTAAAGAGGCGCAACAGATGAAAATTCAAATAATATCTTATTCTGAAATATTTAAAGTAAATGATCCGCATATACTTCACACCATTAGAACTTTTGATTGTCCTATGAGTTTTGATGAGTTTGATCTAAATATTATAGATTTAAATAGTCCCAAATTGTGGAGTTTCAGTCTTGAAGACCAAAAATGTAACAGGGCCATATATTGTATTAAAACATTAAAAGAAATTATGGAGAACTCTAAAAAAAGCATGTCTATCATATTAATGCCTGCGAACACAAAAGTATCATTGCTTCGTTCTGGAGGCTTAACTGCTCAAACTATTTTAATTAAAGATATTATCAAGCAAATTAATTATGAACTATGCGAATTAACCTTGTCTTATGCGCGGCTAAGATATGAAATAAGTACAACAACCATAGACGAGCAAAATTTTTATTCCGATTTTATATTTGACAATGTGGATGGCGAGACTATCAAATGGTCAAATGGAGGTAAGAGCACAATAGTCAAACATAATGAGAGGCTATATTCGACTACTCTTCTTATCAAAAACGCAACTAATGATTTAGAAATTTTAATATCATTTATTGTTTCTAGATTCCAAAAATCCGATGTTCCTGATTGGTTTAATGGTTTTGAGTATTTCGATGATGTAATGCTGAAAAACAAACGCAACAAATTATTGGATATATATCGGCAAATTGAAGATATAGATAGGCAAATTGATGAAAATAATAAATTCAAATCAATCCTATATTCAACAGGAGATGAGCTAGTTGGTGTAGTGAAGGAAATTTTAGTAGATATTTTCAAACTAACAGACAGTCATTTTACAGATGTGAAAAAAGAAGATTTTAGATTCGAATTTGAAGATGTTAACTTTATGGTAGAGATAAAGGGAATAAATACAAACGTCAAAAATAGCAATATAGCACAGTGTAAGAAACATGTAACTGATTTAATAGCCGAAGACGATACCAAGTCTCCTGGCAATGTAAAAGGCTTGCTAATAGTTAACCCTCAACGTGACATAGAGCCTGGCAAAAGGGAGCCGATACATGCCAATCAAATAAGCTATGCAAAAAGTGAAGGTATATTAATAATAACGACTTTGGAATTACTAAAATTATATCAAGCGTATACTAAAGATGAAGCCGTTGTCAATAAATACTTTGAAGCATTTAAAAACAACGTCGGAGAGTTTAAATTTGAAGAAGAGGCAAAATAAATTTTGATTTATAAAAAGGGCGCAAAGCGCGCCCGAATCACGCAAATTTAAGCCGTAAATTCGACTCAAATTTGCGCGTAAATTAAATTAGTTCTTGCGAGTATTCGCGTCAGGCGTGAAAAGCGGCTTATCTAGCAGCTTAAAGTCGCCGATAAATTTCTGACCCTCTTCGCTCGTCGCCCACTCGATAAATTTATTTGCGTTTTCGATGTCGGCCTTAGCGCAGTGCTTCGGATTTACCGCGATTAGCGAGTAGAAGTTCTTTAGATCGTTGTCGCCCTCATTGATGATGACCATCTCAGGCGCGCCTTTTTTGGTGTCCTCGTACTTGATGTAGGTGCCGCGGTCGGTGAACGTCACGCCCTTTTGCTCGGCTGCCGCGTTGATGGTAGCTAGCATGCCTTGGCCTGTTTGCATATACCAGCTGTCTTTTTCAGGTACTTCGCCGATAATTTTTTTCCAGATACCTTTTTCTTTGTTGTCGGTGCCTGATTTATCGCCGCGAGAGAAAAATTTGATGTTCTCTTTTTTGATCAGCTCAAAGCTCTCTTTTATGTCTTTGCCTTTAAATTTATCCGCGATAGATTTATCGGCGATGACGACGAAGTCATTGTACATTACGGGTTTTCTCTCGACGCCAAAGCCTTTTTCTACGAATTCTTTTTCAACCTTTGGCGAATGCACGAAAAGTATGTCCGCATCGCAATTTTCGCCTAGTTTTAAAGCCGCTCCGGTGCCTACGGCAGTCCATTTGATATCGACGCCGGTTTTTGCCTTATACGCAGGATAGATCGCGTCTAGTAGCCCCGTGTTATCGGTGCTGGTAGTGGTAGCCATGATGAGTTCGCTATCGCCCGCGAACGCCAAAACGCTCGCGATTAGCGAGCCTAATATTACTTTTTTCATTTTTCTCCTTTTTTAAAAAGTATGCTATTATAGCACATTAAATTAACCATATAAACACACGGAGAAATAATATTTGGATTTTCTACTAAACGGATTTTTGGAGGCCTTTAGACTGCTTTTTAGCGGCGACGAGGAGACGTATTCGGCGATCAGGGCGACGCTTTACACTTCGAGCGTTTCGATATTTTTTGCGATTTTAGTCGGCTTTCCGCTTGGATTTACGCTGGGATTTTACGACTTTAAAGGGCGCAGGATTTTGCGTCTGCTCAGCGATACGGCGCTTGCGATGCCCACCGTTGCGATCGGGCTCATTTTGTACGCGTTTATCACGCGAAACGGCCCGTTTGGCGAGTTTGGGCTGCTTTTTACGCTAAAGGCCGTGATGCTCGGCCAGTTCGTGCTAGCACTACCCATCATCATCTCGCTAAGCGCTAGCGTCGTGGAAAATATGGACAAAAAGCACTATCTAACCATCCTAAATTTACGCCTGAGCCCGCCAAGGCTCGTTGGCTGCGTGCTTTACGAGCTAAGATATGCTCTGATGGTGGTCGTAGCGACGGCGTACGGGCGTATCGTGGCTGAGGTCGGCGTGGCGATGATGATCGGCGGAAATATCAAATATTTTACCCGCACGATCACGACCGCGGTGTCGCTGGAGACGAACAAGGGCGAGTTTGCGATGGGTATTGCGCTAGCTTTGGTGCTTATCTTTATCGCATTTGCGGTAAATTTGGCGATACATGCGCTAAAAAGGCTGGATAGATGAAATTTGATAAATTTGAAAATTTTACGCTCGTAAAAAGCGGGCAGGACGCGTCAAGCTTGAGCCTTTTGTTTAAATTTAACGAGAAAGGCGCAAAGTGATAAACGTTAGAAATTTACGCCTAAACTACGGCGCAAGCGAGATTTTAAACATCCCGCGCCTTGATATCGACGTCACCAAAATCACCGCGCTAACGGGCAGTAACGGCAGCGGCAAAAGTACGCTGATGCGAGTGATGTCGTTTTTGCAAAAGCCCACTAGCGGCGAGGTGCGGCTATGGGGAAGCAGCGCGCCTAGTCTAAATTTACTGCGCGACGTTAGCGTTTTGTTGCCAGAGCCCGCGCTTTTAAAACGCTCCGTGAGGGAAAATTTTAAAGCCGTTTTAAAAAGCCGCGGAGTGCTAGGGGAATTTGACGAGCGAGCGAGCGAGGCGTTAAATTTGATCGGGCTTGACGAGAGTTTTTTAAACAAGCGCCACTTTGAGCTAAGCTCCGGGCAGACGCAGCGCGTTAGCTTTGCGTTAAATTTGGCGCTTAGATCGCGGCTATATCTGCTTGACGAGCCGACAAATAGCGTTGACGTGGGCACTTCAAAGCTTTTTGGCAAGGCGGTGCTTTACATGCGGCAAAGATACGGCTGCGGCTTTGTGATCGCTAGCCACGACGACAAATGGCTAACCGCGATTGCCGAAGAAAACGTCTTTTTGCACAAGGGGCGTGTGTGCGAATTTGAATACAAAAATATATTTGACGCTCGGGACGGGGTTTTGAAATTTGACGAAAACGCTATCGTAAATTTGCCGTCAAATTTGCGTAGCGCTGCAAAGATTGCCGTAAATCCCGGCAAAATCACGCTAAGCAAAACTCCTGTAGATGGGTGCTTGAGCGGTATTTTGCACTCGGTTTCGCTCTATCTTGGCAAAGAGCTTTTGGTGAAAATCAAGGTCGGCGACTTTTTGATTAAAACGCTGGCGGCAAATTCGCAAAATTTTAACGTCGGCGAAAATATTTATTTTAAATTTGACGAAGGAGCGTTTTTGGGGCTTGAATGAGCCTCAAATTTTACAAATTTCGCTTCAAATTTTAATTTTAGACTCGTTTAACGCCCGTTAAAAGAGTCTAGTTAAAAGTAAATATCAAAATGAAGCGTAAATGCGAGATATATGCGCAAATTTCATATTTCTTTTACCCCCTAAAATTCACTACAAGTAATATGCAATTAAGGCATATTTAAGCGTATATTAATTTTTTTAATTTATTTTTTTTTAAGTATAAGAAATAAGCCAAAAAGTAGTATAGTTTCACAATCGAGAAAAATCTCAAAAAATAGACAAAAATGATAAAGGAAAGCGATGACCAGCAAGGGCGAATTTGCGGCGGGACGAGGACTTTACTACTCGCTTTTTTCGCGTTTTTTCGTTT encodes the following:
- the tupA gene encoding tungstate ABC transporter substrate-binding protein TupA, which produces MKKVILGSLIASVLAFAGDSELIMATTTSTDNTGLLDAIYPAYKAKTGVDIKWTAVGTGAALKLGENCDADILFVHSPKVEKEFVEKGFGVERKPVMYNDFVVIADKSIADKFKGKDIKESFELIKKENIKFFSRGDKSGTDNKEKGIWKKIIGEVPEKDSWYMQTGQGMLATINAAAEQKGVTFTDRGTYIKYEDTKKGAPEMVIINEGDNDLKNFYSLIAVNPKHCAKADIENANKFIEWATSEEGQKFIGDFKLLDKPLFTPDANTRKN
- the tupB gene encoding tungstate ABC transporter permease TupB, which gives rise to MDFLLNGFLEAFRLLFSGDEETYSAIRATLYTSSVSIFFAILVGFPLGFTLGFYDFKGRRILRLLSDTALAMPTVAIGLILYAFITRNGPFGEFGLLFTLKAVMLGQFVLALPIIISLSASVVENMDKKHYLTILNLRLSPPRLVGCVLYELRYALMVVVATAYGRIVAEVGVAMMIGGNIKYFTRTITTAVSLETNKGEFAMGIALALVLIFIAFAVNLAIHALKRLDR
- the tupC gene encoding tungstate ABC transporter ATP-binding protein TupC, producing the protein MINVRNLRLNYGASEILNIPRLDIDVTKITALTGSNGSGKSTLMRVMSFLQKPTSGEVRLWGSSAPSLNLLRDVSVLLPEPALLKRSVRENFKAVLKSRGVLGEFDERASEALNLIGLDESFLNKRHFELSSGQTQRVSFALNLALRSRLYLLDEPTNSVDVGTSKLFGKAVLYMRQRYGCGFVIASHDDKWLTAIAEENVFLHKGRVCEFEYKNIFDARDGVLKFDENAIVNLPSNLRSAAKIAVNPGKITLSKTPVDGCLSGILHSVSLYLGKELLVKIKVGDFLIKTLAANSQNFNVGENIYFKFDEGAFLGLE